One Rosa chinensis cultivar Old Blush chromosome 5, RchiOBHm-V2, whole genome shotgun sequence genomic region harbors:
- the LOC112163991 gene encoding uncharacterized protein LOC112163991, with protein sequence MASRVDKGNVTENSKQSKSRPIWKPAARGQWKLKVDGSFVPQIPHGGVGGILRDDTGKFKAAFIFPIQSVASAKQVELCAIKEGLEILKALQISNVVIETDCLEAVSDIADRHFTHINAEGLIDDIRSNLALLSNV encoded by the coding sequence ATGGCTAGCAGAGTTGATAAAGGAAATGTAACAGAAAACTCAAAACAATCGAAGAGTAGGCCTATCTGGAAACCGGCGGCTCGAGGGCAATGGAAACTTAAAGTTGATGGAAGCTTCGTACCCCAaatacctcatggaggtgttggTGGCATATTGAGAGATGATACAGGGAAGTTCAAAGCTGCTTTCATATTCCCTATTCAATCAGTTGCCTCAGCAAAGCAAGTAGAACTTTGTGCCATCAAGGAAGGCCTTGAAATCTTGAAAGCCTTACAGATTAGTAATGTGGTGATTGAAACGGACTGCCTCGAAGCTGTCTCTGATATTGCAGATAGGCACTTTACTCATATTAATGCAGAAGGCCTCATTGATGATATTCGAAGTAACCTTGCCCTGTTGTCCAATGTTTGA
- the LOC112165279 gene encoding uncharacterized protein LOC112165279, which produces MEAKSLFLHSKTLPLCYTFTDRPNISLRHFSTHLQVNSINPNSHFHQSLKPLKTPSKLCLSHNPLSLSSPTRRTQFLSPLKCSYSSTTSPESQNPLLKPFKNLPFDSLKATLFKLTPFDVIKWSGILSIAIAATKWTSNLVFSPFFWMYFSWTWMFWPWFLAVSVGLYGLYCFRKHLLGEASIFEQLAVVTSVFTWLTLVPPAHFNGFLEGWPYVFFLVYHYFFFFNVSVRKRLYGDYYARPHDPKWDVSPPKWYRLLFSVGVMVGHWLAAFEGPELHRIPGGWSNLGIWGLIVVTLLMQYNSTLYLAKYSEKVVVPTAVVQFGPYRWVRHPIYASTMLLFATYCVALRAPLSLLFVVAVCVLYYDQKAKLEEALMIETFGERYMEYASKVRYKFIPFIC; this is translated from the coding sequence ATGGAAGCCAAGTCACTCTTTCTCCACTCCAAAACACTCCCACTCTGTTATACTTTCACAGATAGACCCAACATCTCTCTCAGGCATTTCAGCACACACCTTCAAGTCAATTCCATAAACCCCAATTCTCACTTCCACCAGAGCCTTAAACCCCTCAAAACCCCATCAAAATTATGTCTTTCACACAACCCACTATCCTTATCATCACCAACAAGAAGAACCCAGTTTCTAAGTCCTCTCAAATGCTCCTACTCCAGCACCACAAGCCCAGAATCTCAGAACCCATTGCTAAAACCCTTCAAGAACCTCCCTTTTGATTCATTGAAAGCTACCCTTTTCAAATTAACCCCCTTTGATGTCATAAAGTGGTCTGGGATCTTATCAATTGCAATTGCAGCCACAAAATGGACCTCCAATTTGGTCTTCAGCCCCTTTTTCTGGATGTACTTCAGCTGGACTTGGATGTTCTGGCCATGGTTTCTGGCTGTTTCGGTAGGCCTTTATGGGTTATACTGTTTTCGAAAGCATTTACTTGGTGAAGCAAGCATATTTGAGCAGCTTGCTGTTGTTACCTCAGTGTTCACTTGGCTCACACTTGTCCCACCTGCCCATTTCAATGGCTTCCTTGAAGGTTGGCCTTATGTGTTTTTCCTTGTGTaccattatttctttttcttcaatgtTAGTGTGAGAAAACGTTTGTATGGAGATTACTACGCTCGCCCACATGACCCCAAGTGGGATGTGAGCCCTCCAAAGTGGTACCGGCTTTTGTTCAGTGTTGGGGTCATGGTTGGGCACTGGCTAGCTGCATTTGAAGGGCCAGAGCTGCACCGTATTCCTGGCGGTTGGAGCAATTTGGGTATTTGGGGCTTGATAGTTGTCACTCTACTAATGCAGTATAACTCAACATTGTATCTTGCAAAGTATTCCGAAAAGGTGGTGGTGCCAACGGCTGTTGTGCAGTTTGGACCATACCGGTGGGTGCGCCATCCTATATATGCATCTACAATGCTTCTGTTTGCCACTTATTGTGTTGCCCTTCGAGCACCTTTGAGCTTGCTATTCGTTGTAGCAGTTTGTGTGTTGTACTATGATCAGAAGGCAAAACTGGAGGAGGCTTTGATGATTGAGACTTTTGGGGAGAGGTATATGGAGTATGCAAGTAAGGTTAGATACAAGTTCATTCCTTTTATCTGTTAG